The sequence TTCCCTTCCTCTGGGTCACCCTTCCAATGCCAGGCGGCAGAGCAAATTGAGCTACGCTACAACGGCTGCATCTCGGTGTTACCGCCCAGCTCTCACCCCGAAACCAGGCTGTATCGGTGGATAGTCTCACCCCAATCTGCTCCTGTTGCCGATGCCCCCGTGTGGCTTCTAAACCAGCTCTATGAGCATCACTGCCAACCTTCCCAAAGAGCAAGTTTCTCTCACGCCAAATCCAATACCGCTAGGACATCAAACCGATCCCACAAAAATCAGTTCTTCTCGATTCAAGGCAAGGTGAAGATGTTTCTGCTGGCTCCTTATCTGGAGGGCTATGACGAGGAGGGGCGAGAAGAGTGGATAACGTGCCGGTGCCCGGTACATGGGGGTGAGGCATTAGACTCCTTGCACATTCACCCGGAGAGTGGGGGCTTTATCTGCCATGCCGACTGCTCAAAAGATGAAATCTATCATGCAGCTTTGGCGATCGCCCGGGAGCAAGGGTTCATAGCAAGGAAGCAGTTCGGCTCACTCTCCTGAGATAGGGTGATACTTCCATAACAGGATTGCATATCCTCCAAAAGAAGAGAGATAGTTTGAGACAAGCTCTCCTCTCACGCCCCCTTGGAGGATTACATGATGCTATTGTCACGACACTTGTTTCGGTTAGCGATCGCCTCTCTTTGGTACGTCGATAATGGCGGCACACAAGTATTGATGAATGCCTTCTACAAGGCTCTGGAGCAACCCGGAATGACGAAGGCAGAGGCATTACGGCAAGCACAGATTGCCTTAATTACAGGAGATTATCAGCGATTGGGAATTGAGGTGACACCTCAACTAGCGCAATACCTTGATCGCCCCTACTACTGGGCACCCTTTATTCTCATCGGCAATGGGTTGTAGCTGCTGACAGCAATCGTCATGCTGACCCGAACTTGTTCTAGCTGATTAGGAGGCAAACCTAGAACAACCCACTACGCCAAATAGCGATCGCCGCCCAGTTCCTTTTTTTCCTTTTTTCTTTTTCTTTTCTTCTTTCCTCCTT is a genomic window of Oscillatoria sp. FACHB-1407 containing:
- a CDS encoding bifunctional DNA primase/polymerase, with the protein product MSTQTQKSHFSSSLRHPIVRSIRAQPLIKGLDCLPPSWALTPVLNKRPLRPGWQNEDPISREELVQLLKEGQTLWSHKGQKHWHCCWNGYALRTGDISGGLLAIDIDGPSAQSLWDMLSQGKAPQTLCWTSGKTGRQQLLYQIPPSFRNALSTFSKWCIAEFPSSGSPFQCQAAEQIELRYNGCISVLPPSSHPETRLYRWIVSPQSAPVADAPVWLLNQLYEHHCQPSQRASFSHAKSNTARTSNRSHKNQFFSIQGKVKMFLLAPYLEGYDEEGREEWITCRCPVHGGEALDSLHIHPESGGFICHADCSKDEIYHAALAIAREQGFIARKQFGSLS
- a CDS encoding CHAT domain-containing protein yields the protein MMLLSRHLFRLAIASLWYVDNGGTQVLMNAFYKALEQPGMTKAEALRQAQIALITGDYQRLGIEVTPQLAQYLDRPYYWAPFILIGNGL